In Thermotoga sp. Ku-13t, one genomic interval encodes:
- a CDS encoding ferredoxin family protein — translation MKKAYIEIDAERCKGCGLCINACPQKIIRFSERFNSKGYHPAEQYDPEDKCNGCGFCYMMCPDVCITVYRLVPARGEVQ, via the coding sequence TTGAAGAAAGCTTATATCGAAATAGACGCAGAGAGGTGCAAAGGGTGCGGGTTGTGCATCAACGCCTGTCCGCAGAAAATCATTCGTTTTTCTGAACGGTTCAACAGCAAAGGTTATCATCCCGCAGAGCAATACGATCCGGAAGATAAATGCAATGGTTGTGGTTTCTGCTACATGATGTGCCCGGATGTGTGCATCACGGTTTACAGGCTGGTTCCTGCGAGAGGTGAGGTGCAGTGA
- a CDS encoding 3-methyl-2-oxobutanoate dehydrogenase subunit VorB has protein sequence MKKIMMKGVEAIGEAAIMAGCRNFFGYPITPQNELTEYMARRLPEVGGCFLQAESEVAAVNMIYGAASVGKRAMTSTSSPGFSLMQEGISYIACAQLPAVFVNVVRGGPGLGDIQPSQGDYFQATKGGGHGDYRLIVLAPSTVQEAVTLTQLAFELADKYRNPALILADGLLGQMMEPVELEEKQISYDNSSWALTGAKDRPPRKVTSFNIDPYGLEKMNLQLQEKYRKMEQEEIRWEEFHTEDAEILLAAYGTVGRICKSVVKMSREKGLKVGLFRPITLYPYPYKPLEELAKRVSLILTVEMSSGQMLEDVKLAALRLTRIEFYGRMAGVVPTPGEIFEHLMKLVGRR, from the coding sequence GTGAAGAAGATAATGATGAAGGGTGTCGAAGCTATAGGTGAAGCCGCCATCATGGCAGGTTGCAGGAACTTCTTCGGCTATCCAATCACGCCACAGAATGAATTGACGGAGTATATGGCGAGACGTCTACCAGAGGTTGGAGGTTGTTTCTTGCAGGCAGAAAGCGAGGTAGCTGCAGTCAACATGATCTACGGTGCCGCGAGTGTTGGAAAACGTGCGATGACATCGACCTCTTCTCCCGGCTTCAGTCTCATGCAGGAAGGAATTTCGTACATAGCGTGTGCTCAGCTTCCCGCGGTGTTCGTCAACGTGGTTCGTGGTGGTCCAGGGCTTGGAGACATTCAACCTTCCCAGGGAGATTACTTCCAGGCGACGAAGGGCGGCGGCCATGGAGATTACAGACTGATCGTGCTTGCACCTTCCACCGTTCAGGAAGCGGTGACTCTGACTCAGCTTGCGTTCGAGCTTGCTGATAAATACAGAAACCCTGCGCTCATACTCGCAGACGGTCTTTTGGGTCAGATGATGGAGCCTGTCGAGCTGGAGGAGAAACAAATCAGCTACGACAACAGTAGCTGGGCGCTCACCGGTGCGAAGGACAGACCACCCAGGAAGGTGACATCGTTCAACATAGATCCGTACGGGCTTGAGAAGATGAACCTGCAGCTTCAAGAAAAGTACAGGAAGATGGAGCAAGAAGAGATCAGGTGGGAAGAGTTTCACACCGAGGATGCGGAGATACTGCTGGCCGCTTACGGTACTGTTGGGAGGATTTGCAAGAGTGTTGTGAAAATGTCACGGGAAAAGGGATTAAAGGTTGGTCTTTTCAGACCCATCACGCTGTATCCGTATCCTTATAAGCCACTCGAAGAACTCGCGAAACGTGTCTCTTTGATCCTCACAGTCGAAATGAGTTCCGGTCAGATGCTCGAAGATGTGAAGCTCGCAGCTTTGAGGTTGACCCGGATCGAGTTCTACGGTCGCATGGCGGGTGTGGTTCCAACACCTGGAGAGATCTTCGAACACTTGATGAAGCTTGTTGGGAGGCGCTGA
- a CDS encoding cobalamin biosynthesis protein CobQ, translated as MAKNKVFLGLYGSGKTEIAMNFAIKNKLDGKLVAIADVDVTASYFRVREYKDMLEEKDIRVIAPPDYVMRADLPLIDAAVAGYLQNPDYLVVLDVGGDEKGSIVIGSLKEYLSDADVYFVINARRPFCDTVEKICHHIERIQRAASVEVDYLINNTNLGSQTTVDVIREGEEIVKEVSRVISIPVAFNVVAEPLDYEGEFETFKIRRYLIGKEELV; from the coding sequence ATGGCAAAAAATAAGGTCTTCTTAGGTCTTTACGGTTCGGGAAAAACCGAGATCGCAATGAATTTCGCCATAAAGAACAAGCTCGATGGCAAACTCGTCGCCATAGCGGACGTTGATGTCACTGCGAGTTATTTCAGGGTGCGTGAATACAAAGATATGCTAGAGGAAAAGGACATACGGGTCATAGCACCACCAGACTACGTCATGAGGGCCGACCTTCCTCTGATCGATGCGGCGGTGGCGGGTTATCTGCAGAATCCGGACTATCTCGTGGTACTCGATGTTGGAGGCGATGAAAAAGGCAGCATCGTCATTGGTTCGCTGAAAGAATACCTTTCGGACGCCGATGTTTATTTCGTCATAAACGCCCGAAGACCCTTCTGCGATACGGTGGAAAAGATCTGTCACCACATCGAAAGGATCCAGCGTGCCGCTTCGGTTGAGGTCGACTATCTGATAAACAACACGAACCTTGGAAGTCAGACTACTGTGGATGTGATCAGAGAAGGTGAAGAAATAGTGAAGGAAGTTTCCAGAGTGATATCGATTCCGGTTGCCTTCAACGTCGTTGCCGAGCCACTTGATTACGAAGGAGAGTTCGAAACGTTCAAGATAAGGAGATACCTGATCGGAAAGGAGGAATTGGTTTGA
- the buk gene encoding butyrate kinase yields MFRILVINPGSTSTKLAIFEDEDCKISQTIYHDLSELSKYVRLFDQYEFRKQTLLRFLEDSGYRPGDFSAVVGRGGLIRPIPSGTYEVDETMLEELRQAKYGEHASNLGAVLAYEIAKLAGVKAYIVDPVVVDEMWDVARLSGHPELERKSIFHALNQKAVARLAAAELGKKYEEVNLIVVHMGGGISIGAHMKGRVVDVNNALDGDGPFTPERSGTLPLTQLIDLCYSGKYTKEWILKRIKGNGGLVAYLGTNSAVEVQDRINKGDREAELVYRAMAYQIAKWIGKMAAALRGEVDAIVLTGGIVHDQRYMVSWLKDYVSFIAPVLVYPGGNEERALAFGVLRVLRGEEKSKNYREEAEKWQKIRSS; encoded by the coding sequence ATGTTCAGAATACTGGTGATCAATCCAGGTTCGACATCGACGAAGCTCGCCATATTCGAGGATGAAGATTGCAAGATCTCTCAGACGATCTATCATGATTTGAGTGAACTTTCCAAGTACGTGCGCCTGTTCGACCAGTACGAGTTCCGGAAGCAAACGCTTTTGAGGTTCCTCGAAGATTCCGGTTACAGACCGGGTGATTTTTCAGCCGTTGTGGGGCGCGGAGGTCTGATCAGACCTATTCCTTCCGGAACCTACGAAGTGGACGAAACGATGCTGGAAGAGCTCAGACAGGCAAAATACGGTGAACATGCATCCAATCTCGGTGCCGTGCTGGCCTATGAAATTGCGAAGCTGGCCGGTGTGAAAGCTTACATCGTTGATCCTGTGGTGGTAGATGAAATGTGGGACGTTGCGAGATTGTCGGGGCATCCGGAGCTTGAGAGGAAGTCGATCTTCCATGCGCTGAATCAGAAAGCCGTGGCGCGCCTTGCGGCAGCGGAACTCGGAAAGAAATACGAGGAAGTCAATTTGATCGTCGTACACATGGGTGGTGGCATATCCATCGGTGCACACATGAAAGGAAGGGTTGTCGATGTGAACAACGCGCTCGATGGTGACGGGCCCTTCACACCGGAGCGCAGTGGCACGTTGCCTCTGACTCAGCTCATCGATCTGTGCTACAGTGGCAAGTATACGAAAGAATGGATCCTGAAACGCATAAAGGGCAACGGAGGCCTCGTGGCGTACCTTGGAACAAACAGCGCTGTGGAGGTTCAAGACAGAATCAACAAGGGCGATCGCGAGGCCGAACTGGTCTACAGGGCCATGGCATACCAGATCGCCAAATGGATAGGCAAGATGGCGGCCGCACTCAGAGGAGAAGTCGATGCGATAGTCCTGACCGGTGGTATCGTGCACGATCAAAGGTACATGGTCAGCTGGCTCAAAGATTATGTTTCTTTCATAGCACCCGTTCTGGTATATCCTGGTGGGAACGAAGAGAGAGCCCTGGCCTTCGGCGTTTTGAGAGTCCTGAGAGGCGAAGAGAAAAGTAAAAACTACAGAGAAGAGGCGGAAAAATGGCAAAAAATAAGGTCTTCTTAG
- a CDS encoding thiamine pyrophosphate-dependent enzyme, whose protein sequence is MEYRAVYKMPESLSKKQFSYCPGCHHGIVHRLIAEVIDELGIRERTIIVAPVGCSVFAYEFFELDGTVAPHGRALAVATGMKRARPDLVVFTYQGDGDLAAIGTAETIHAANRGERVTTIFINNAIYGMTGGQMAPTTLLGMKTTTSPYGRTAEREGYPIHVCEVLKELKGVAYLARTKVNTPRDVLTTKRHIKKAFLAQLKDVGFGLVEVLSTCPTNWGMDPLKAGRWIDEQMVKEYPLGVFVDKVGEEK, encoded by the coding sequence ATGGAATACAGAGCCGTTTACAAGATGCCAGAATCACTCAGTAAAAAACAATTTTCCTATTGTCCAGGCTGTCACCATGGTATAGTCCACAGACTCATCGCGGAAGTGATAGACGAGCTCGGTATAAGGGAGAGAACGATTATAGTGGCGCCCGTGGGTTGTTCGGTGTTCGCCTACGAGTTCTTCGAACTCGACGGCACGGTGGCGCCACACGGACGAGCCCTCGCCGTGGCGACAGGTATGAAGAGGGCGAGACCGGACCTCGTTGTGTTCACCTACCAGGGCGATGGCGATCTCGCCGCGATAGGCACCGCGGAGACGATCCACGCAGCCAACCGCGGTGAGAGGGTCACGACCATATTCATCAACAACGCTATATACGGCATGACGGGAGGTCAGATGGCACCGACAACACTGCTCGGCATGAAGACAACGACGTCTCCATACGGTCGAACCGCCGAACGAGAAGGTTACCCGATACACGTGTGTGAGGTTTTAAAAGAGTTGAAGGGAGTCGCATACCTTGCGCGCACGAAGGTGAACACACCAAGGGACGTTTTGACCACAAAGCGCCACATAAAGAAGGCCTTCCTTGCCCAGTTGAAGGATGTTGGTTTTGGTCTGGTCGAGGTACTTTCGACCTGTCCAACGAACTGGGGTATGGACCCGCTGAAGGCAGGAAGATGGATTGACGAACAGATGGTGAAGGAGTATCCTCTCGGAGTCTTCGTCGATAAGGTTGGTGAAGAAAAATGA